In Helianthus annuus cultivar XRQ/B chromosome 3, HanXRQr2.0-SUNRISE, whole genome shotgun sequence, a single window of DNA contains:
- the LOC110929436 gene encoding ribosomal RNA small subunit methyltransferase E isoform X1 codes for MQALCCNPRLAVVVNRSCRKTRAFSSDSSNQSRGGLPRFFSDVLPSSKGSGVRVQGDEFWHMTKVLRLNTDDRVELFNGKGGLVKGSIERIDRTGADIVALENPKLVSTNTTQWHVYAAFGTLKGGRSDWLLEKCTELGASSVTPLLTERSPSISDNRVDRLQRVIFAAAKQCQRLHEMALNPPLKVGGLLPIVSQSKLSFIAAAEATPVLNALALSQREPVGSIIIGPEGDFTEAEVKSIVEAGATAVGLGPHRLRVETATIALLSTAMLWSDSQGLFDS; via the exons ATGCAAGCTCTCTGCTGTAACCCTCGTTTGGCCGTCGTCGTTAACCGGTCATGCCGGAAAACCAGAGCATTCTCATCTGATTCTTCCAATCAATCTCGCGGCGGTCTCCCTCGGTTTTTCTCCGACGTCCTCCCTTCCTCCAAG GGTTCAGGTGTTCGTGTGCAAGGGGATGAGTTCTGGCATATGACCAAAGTTCTAAGGCTCAACACAGATGACAG GGTAGAGCTCTTTAATGGAAAAGGAGGTCTGGTCAAAGGGTCTATAGAGAGGATTGACCGCACTGGAGCAGATATTGTTGCGCTTGAAAATCCAAAATTAGTATCAACCAATACAACCCAATGGCACGTGTATGCAGCTTTTG GTACCCTGAAGGGTGGTCGATCCGACTGGCTTTTAGAGAAATGTACA GAGCTTGGAGCGAGCAGTGTAACACCACTATTGACCGAGCGTTCTCCTTCAATTTCCGACAATAGAGTGGATAGATTGCAACGAGTAATATTCGCTGCGGCTAAACAAT GTCAGCGGCTGCATGAAATGGCTTTGAACCCTCCGTTAAAAGTTGGTGGCCTCTTACCTATT GTTTCACAATCGAAACTATCTTTTATAGCTGCAGCAGAGGCTACACCAGTTTTGAATGCATTGGCTCTGTCTCAAAGAGAGCCTGTTGGCTCAATTATCATTGGACCTGAAGGCG ACTTCACAGAAGCCGAAGTAAAGTCGATAGTGGAAGCAGGAGCAACAGCAGTTGGGCTCGGGCCACATCGCCTTCGAGTTGAAACCGCGACAATCGCGCTACTGTCCACAGCGATGTTATGGTCCGATTCTCAGGGGTTATTTGATTCTTAA
- the LOC110929436 gene encoding ribosomal RNA small subunit methyltransferase E isoform X2, with protein sequence MTELFNGKGGLVKGSIERIDRTGADIVALENPKLVSTNTTQWHVYAAFGTLKGGRSDWLLEKCTELGASSVTPLLTERSPSISDNRVDRLQRVIFAAAKQCQRLHEMALNPPLKVGGLLPIVSQSKLSFIAAAEATPVLNALALSQREPVGSIIIGPEGDFTEAEVKSIVEAGATAVGLGPHRLRVETATIALLSTAMLWSDSQGLFDS encoded by the exons ATGACAG AGCTCTTTAATGGAAAAGGAGGTCTGGTCAAAGGGTCTATAGAGAGGATTGACCGCACTGGAGCAGATATTGTTGCGCTTGAAAATCCAAAATTAGTATCAACCAATACAACCCAATGGCACGTGTATGCAGCTTTTG GTACCCTGAAGGGTGGTCGATCCGACTGGCTTTTAGAGAAATGTACA GAGCTTGGAGCGAGCAGTGTAACACCACTATTGACCGAGCGTTCTCCTTCAATTTCCGACAATAGAGTGGATAGATTGCAACGAGTAATATTCGCTGCGGCTAAACAAT GTCAGCGGCTGCATGAAATGGCTTTGAACCCTCCGTTAAAAGTTGGTGGCCTCTTACCTATT GTTTCACAATCGAAACTATCTTTTATAGCTGCAGCAGAGGCTACACCAGTTTTGAATGCATTGGCTCTGTCTCAAAGAGAGCCTGTTGGCTCAATTATCATTGGACCTGAAGGCG ACTTCACAGAAGCCGAAGTAAAGTCGATAGTGGAAGCAGGAGCAACAGCAGTTGGGCTCGGGCCACATCGCCTTCGAGTTGAAACCGCGACAATCGCGCTACTGTCCACAGCGATGTTATGGTCCGATTCTCAGGGGTTATTTGATTCTTAA